One genomic window of Quercus robur chromosome 6, dhQueRobu3.1, whole genome shotgun sequence includes the following:
- the LOC126733058 gene encoding AP2-like ethylene-responsive transcription factor AIL6 codes for MGPSTNWLSFSLSPMEMLRSSESQFMSYENSSTDSPHYLIDNFYTNGWANQNEVKEGEAQNLGDSSFLTSLIDPQIQNQQVIPKLEDFLGDSSSMVRYSDSQTETQDSSLTQIYDQGSAYFNEPQDLKTITGFQAFSTNSGSEVDDSASIARTQLACAEFGGQSIESAGTELGFSNCANVTGGALSLGVTQTHSSEQKPIVSVESDGTKKIADTFGQRTSIYRGVTRHRWTGRYEAHLWDNSCRREGQARKGRQVYLGGYDKEDKAARAYDLAALKYWGPTATTNFPVSNYSKELEEMKHVTKQEFIASLRRKSSGFSRGASIYRGVTRHHQQGRWQARIGRVAGNKDLYLGTFATEEEAAEAYDIAAIKFRGANAVTNFEMNRYDVEAIAKSSLPIGGAAKRLKLSLESEQKPVITHNQQPQTSSGSNSSINFAAIQSLPAIPCGIPIDASTAAFYHHNLFQHFQSNNIVTTSNPPGSSSIATPMNIYHHPQAEYFLWPHQPY; via the exons ATGGGTCCTTCAACGAACTGGTTGTCTTTCTCACTGTCTCCGATGGAAATGCTGAGGTCCTCTGAGTCTCAGTTCATGAGCTACGAGAACTCCTCCACTGACTCTCCTCACTACTTGATCGATAACTTCTATACCAACG GCTGGGCAAACCAAAATGAAGTCAAAGAAGGTGAAGCACAAAACCTTGGCGATTCATCTTTTCTTACAAGTTTGATTGACCCACAAATCCAAAACCAACAAGTTATTCCAAAGCTTGAAGATTTTCTGGGTGACTCGTCGTCTATGGTTCGGTACTCGGATAGCCAAACCGAGACCCAGGACTCGTCCCTGACCCAAATCTATGACCAGGGTTCAGCGTACTTCAACGAGCCACAAGATCTCAAAACAATAACTGGGTTTCAGGCCTTTTCTACTAACTCAGGCTCAGAAGTGGATGACTCGGCCTCAATTGCTAGGACTCAGCTCGCATGTGCCGAGTTTGGGGGTCAATCGATTGAGTCAGCTGGGACCGAGCTGGGGTTCTCAAACTGTGCCAATGTCACAGGAGGAGCTTTGTCACTAGGGGTCACTCAGACTCACAGCTCTGAGCAAAAACCCATTGTTTCGGTTGAGTCTGATGGCACTAAAAAGATTGCTGATACTTTTGGTCAGCGAACTTCGATCTACAGAGGAGTCACAAG ACACAGGTGGACAGGTAGATATGAAGCGCATCTATGGGACAACAGCTGTAGAAGGGAGGGGCAGGCTAGAAAAGGGCGTCAAG TATACTTGG GTGGATATGACAAGGAAGATAAGGCAGCGAGAGCTTATGATTTGGCAGCCCTCAAATATTGGGGTCCCACTGCAACTACCAACTTCCCT GTTTCAAATTACTCCAAAGAATTGGAAGAGATGAAACATGTGACAAAGCAAGAATTCATTGCTTCTCTGAGAAG GAAGAGTAGCGGTTTTTCAAGGGGAGCCTCTATATACAGGGGTGTAACAAG GCATCATCAACAGGGGAGATGGCAAGCAAGGATAGGCCGAGTTGCTGGGAACAAAGATCTTTACCTTGGAACCTTTG CCACCGAAGAGGAAGCAGCCGAGGCCTATGATATTGCAGCCATAAAGTTCAGGGGTGCAAATGCTGTAACCAATTTTGAGATGAACAGGTATGATGTGGAAGCTATTGCCAAGAGTTCTCTGCCCATTGGAGGGGCGGCTAAGCGCTTGAAGCTCTCACTAGAATCAGAGCAGAAACCGGTAATAACCCACAATCAGCAACCCCAGACTAGCAGCGGCAGCAACAGCAGCATCAATTTTGCTGCAATTCAGTCTCTTCCGGCCATACCTTGTGGAATTCCAATAGATGCTTCGACAGCAGCATTCTACCATCACAACCTCTTCCAGCACTTTCAATCCAATAACATCGTCACTACTTCAAACCCCCCAGGTTCTTCAAGCATTGCAACTCCAATGAATATATATCATCACCCACAAGCTGAGTATTTCTTATGGCCTCACCAGCCTTATTGA